From a single Nicotiana tomentosiformis chromosome 2, ASM39032v3, whole genome shotgun sequence genomic region:
- the LOC138905739 gene encoding uncharacterized protein: MDELRKAKPFKVSQILVKKPVTKEEAEEFLKKMKVQDYSIVEQLRKTPAQISLLSLLIHSDDHCKALMKILNEAHVPYKITVNHMEKLLTRSSKQIGSPSQMMNFLWRLKICTKRIHMNSVCVQGFDGGGKDYVGDIMLELSIGPIEFTMEFQVLDVVVSYNLLLGRPWIHAAKAIPSSLHQLVKFEWDGQEIVVHGDEDISSYNDPSVPFIEAEDDNGPWVYQTFETMSVEKISKGECIPGTGLSSVSVMVANKILKNGFVPGKGLGSSLQVPKPVVDVDEELIKRFQRLFDDVNMVEIGEGSSNVDGCNPDFYFRLFLYSNHSILLFSMKCNFLFSVIPNSVSFYFYAGSNDMTCMRNFQPSLKSQFNLKIIIQEVEYDEEVAFEEISQELKYFEEKPNPNLNVTEAINLVDQDNVRETKISVHLEPQVKEEIIKKLRKFKTDISVTIKEEITKQLGKKVIRVTQYPTWLANVVPVPKKDGKTWVCVDYRDLNKASPNDNFPLPNIHILIGFMVSRRGIESDPSKIRAIQELPPPKNKIKVMSLLRRLNYISRFIAQLTTTREPIFKLLKKNVAVKWTDKCQEAFYKIKRYLSNPPVLVPPEPGRPLILYLTVLDNSFGCVLGQHDITGKKEQAIYYLSKKFTPYKVKYTLLERTSCTLTWVEQKLKHYLLSYTTYLISRMDPLKYIFQKPMPTYRLAKWQNLLIELKIIYVTQTAMKAQALADHLAENSVDGEYAPLKTYFPDEEVLYVDEVDYNEKPCWKLFLDGAANMKGVGIGAALISEIGQHYSITAQL; encoded by the exons ATGGATGAATTGAGAAAGGCCAAACCGTTCAAGGTTAGTCAAATACTAGTAAAGAAGCCGGTCACCAAAGAAGAGGCTGAAGAgttcctgaaaaagatgaaagtgcAAGACTATTCCATAGTGGAGCAATTAAGGAAAACACCGgctcagatctctcttttgtctttattgatacattcagatgaccactgcaaagccctgatgaagattttgaatgagGCACATGTTCCTTATAAGATCACAGTGAATCATATGGAAAAATTGCTAACAAGATCTTCGAAGCAAATAGGATCACCttctcagatgatgaacttcctatggAGG TTGAAAATATGTACTAAAAGAATCCACATGAACAGTGTATGTGTTCAAGGCTTTGATGGGGGAGGGAAAGATTATGTCGGTGATATAATGCTCGAATTGTCGATAGGTCCAATCGAGTTCACTATGGAATTTCAAGTGTTGGATGTGGTAGTCTCCTACAATTTGTTGTTGGGCAGGCCTTGGATACACGCGGCTAAGGCAATCCCATCTTCTCTGCATCAACTGGTAAAGTTCGAATGGGACGGGCAAgaaatagttgtgcacggtgatgagGACATATCTTCTTATAATGACCCGTCTGTTCCCTTTATTGAAGCTGAAGATGATAACGGACCTTGGGTTTACCAAACTTTCGAAACAATGTCTGTTGAGAAGATTTCGAAGGGAGAATGCATTCCAGGTACGGGGCTATCCTCCGTGTCCGTCATGGTTGCAAATAAAATATTGAAGAATGGTTTTGTGCCGGGTAAAGGTCTGGGTTCATCTCTACAGG TCCCAAAACCTGTAGTCGATGTTGatgaagagctgatcaagaggtttcAGAGACTATTTGATGATGTTAatatggtagaaattggggaagGTTCTAGTAACGTAGAT ggttgtaatccagatttttaTTTTCGGTTGTTTTTATATTCAAACCAttctatccttttattttcaatgaaatgCAATTTTTTGTTCTCCGTTATTCCTAATAgtgtttcattttatttttatgctggttctaatgacatgacatgcatgagaaATTTTCAGCCAAGTCTTAAAAGCCAGTTTAATCTTAAAATAATAATCCAAGAAGTAGAATATGATGAAGAAGTAGCATTTGAGGAAATAAGTCAAGAGCTAAAATATTTTGAAGAGAAACCAAATCCTAATTTGAATGTAactgaagcaatcaatttagTAGATCAGGATAATGTTagggaaaccaagataagtgtgcattTGGAGCCACAAgtcaaggaagaaataatcaaa AAGTTAAGAAAGTTTAAGACTGACATAAGTGTGACGatcaaagaagaaatcacaaagcaactTGGAAAAaaggtcattcgggtcactcagtatcccacttggttagctaatgttgtgccagtaccaaagaaggatggtaagacctgggtatgtgttgattatcgtgatctTAACAAGGCAAGCCCAAATGATAATTTTCCATTGCCGAACATCCACATTCTGATTG GATTTATGGTCAGTCGACGTGGTATTGAGTCAGATCCGTCAAAGATCAGGGCCATCCAGGAGTTACCACCGCCCAAGAATAAAATCAAGGTGATGAGCTTGCTCAGAAGGTTAAATTACATTagcaggtttattgctcaactcacAACAACCcgtgagcccatctttaagttgctgaagaagaatGTTGCGGTCAAGTGGACTGACAAATGTCAAGAAGCATTTTATAAGATCAAGAGGTACCTGTCAAACCCACCTGTGTTGGTCCCGCCTGAGCCCGGGAGACCTTTAATCTTGTACTTGACAGTCCTAgataattcttttggttgtgtaCTGGGTCAACATGACATCACAGGCAAGAAAGAGCAGGCAATCTATTATCTCAGtaagaagttcactccttataaggttaagtatactcttcttgaaaggacatCTTGCACCCTGACTTGGGTGGaacaaaagttgaagcattatcttttgtcctacactacttacctcatctctcgcatggatcctctaaagtatatcTTTCAAAAGCCTATGCCCACATACAGACTTGCAAAGTGGCAGAATTTACTCATAGAGCTTAAAATTATCTATGTGACTCAAACCGCAATGAAAGCTCAAGCTTTGGCCGACCACTTAGCCGAGAATTCGGTGGATGGAGAATATGCGCCAttgaagacttattttcctgatgaagaagtgctATATGTTGACGAAGTTGATTATAATGAAAAGCCATGTTGGAAACTCTTTTTGGATGGAGCTGCTAACATGAAAGGTGTCGGAATAGGGGCTGCACTCATTTCCGAAATAGGGCAACACTACTCTATAACAGCCCAACTTTGA